From a single Candidatus Izimaplasma bacterium HR1 genomic region:
- the purA gene encoding Adenylosuccinate synthetase, with product MKGVVVVGTQWGDEGKGKITDFLAEKADVVVRFQGGNNAGHTIKFDGKKFALHLIPSGIFRKDAINVLANGMVINPKAALEELEMLKQGGVNEYNLAISNRAHVVLPYHIELDGLFEELKEDSKKVGTTKKGIGPTYADKYSRIGIRMCDFIDPETFYDKLTDNLNYYNKLFKLFGKEEMNIEAIYTEYSKYAEVLSKFVTDTSILLNKAFDDDKKVLFEGAQGALLCTDHGTYPFVTSSSPTAASVPLNTGISPKYITDVIGITKAYSTRVGSGYFATEFENKVAKQIRDIGHEYGTTTGRPRRIGWIDTVVLRHTRRVSGITGLSVMLLDVLTNIETLKICVAYKLEDELIDYIPANIKDYENCEPVYIEVPGWTEDITQVAKFSDLPLNAQNYLNKISELSETPVSIFSVGPDRTQTVVLEDLM from the coding sequence ATGAAAGGTGTCGTAGTAGTAGGAACACAATGGGGTGACGAAGGTAAAGGTAAGATAACCGACTTCTTAGCCGAAAAAGCTGACGTTGTTGTTAGATTTCAAGGTGGTAACAACGCAGGACATACAATAAAATTTGATGGAAAGAAATTTGCATTACATTTAATTCCTTCAGGGATTTTTAGAAAAGACGCAATAAATGTCCTGGCTAATGGAATGGTAATTAATCCAAAAGCTGCATTAGAGGAACTGGAAATGCTTAAACAAGGCGGTGTAAATGAATATAACTTAGCAATTAGTAATCGAGCTCATGTTGTATTACCTTACCATATTGAACTTGACGGTTTGTTTGAAGAATTAAAAGAAGATTCAAAAAAAGTAGGAACAACTAAAAAGGGCATTGGACCAACGTATGCAGATAAATACTCTCGTATCGGGATTAGAATGTGCGATTTTATAGATCCTGAAACATTTTATGATAAACTAACTGACAATTTGAACTACTACAATAAGTTATTTAAGTTGTTTGGAAAAGAAGAAATGAATATAGAAGCTATTTATACTGAATATAGTAAATATGCAGAAGTACTTAGTAAATTTGTTACAGATACTTCAATATTACTTAACAAAGCTTTTGATGATGATAAGAAAGTATTGTTTGAAGGAGCTCAAGGAGCATTACTTTGTACTGATCACGGGACATATCCTTTTGTAACATCGTCATCACCTACAGCTGCTTCAGTACCGCTAAATACAGGGATTTCCCCTAAATATATTACTGATGTTATAGGAATTACAAAGGCTTATTCTACAAGAGTAGGTAGTGGTTATTTTGCTACGGAGTTTGAAAATAAAGTTGCTAAGCAAATAAGAGATATTGGGCATGAATATGGCACTACTACAGGAAGACCTCGTAGAATTGGATGGATTGATACTGTGGTATTAAGACATACGAGAAGAGTAAGTGGAATTACAGGACTTAGTGTTATGTTGTTAGACGTACTGACAAACATTGAAACACTTAAAATTTGTGTTGCCTATAAATTGGAAGATGAATTGATCGACTATATCCCTGCAAATATAAAGGATTATGAGAACTGTGAACCTGTATATATTGAAGTTCCTGGTTGGACTGAAGATATTACACAAGTGGCTAAATTTAGCGATTTACCGCTTAATGCACAAAACTATTTAAATAAAATATCAGAGTTAAGTGAAACACCAGTATCAATCTTTAGTGTTGGTCCTGATAGAACACAAACAGTGGTATTAGAAGATTTGATGTAA
- the aroF gene encoding Phospho-2-dehydro-3-deoxyheptonate aldolase, whose translation MIVKIKRTADPKDIANLKEHLQNKGFEIHDSVGKTYSLFGVVGDTAGFDLRSLYAFHCVDSVIRVQEPFKKVNRKFQKEDTIIEVGDVKIGGDEVIIMAGPCSVESFEQVDIIAKAVKASGAKILRGGAFKPRTSPYSYQGMGVEGLKILREIGDKYDMPIISELMSTENINDFIKYVDIIQIGARNMQNFALLKELGKIDKPVMLKRGFSNTIEEWLMSAEYIMAGGNHKVILCERGIRTFEPYTRNTLDISTVPIVKKLSHLPVVIDPSHAAGKWDYVESLSMASIAAGADGLIIEVHHEPENAMSDGAQSLKPKKFNELMKKARVLAAAVNKKV comes from the coding sequence ATGATTGTTAAAATAAAAAGAACTGCTGATCCTAAGGATATCGCCAACTTAAAGGAACACTTACAAAATAAAGGATTTGAAATTCACGATAGTGTTGGTAAAACATATAGTCTATTTGGTGTTGTTGGTGACACTGCTGGCTTTGATTTAAGAAGTTTATATGCTTTCCATTGTGTTGATAGTGTAATTCGTGTTCAAGAGCCATTTAAAAAGGTTAACCGCAAATTCCAAAAAGAAGATACTATCATTGAAGTCGGTGATGTTAAGATCGGTGGAGATGAAGTTATAATTATGGCTGGTCCTTGTAGTGTCGAGTCATTTGAACAAGTAGATATAATCGCCAAAGCTGTAAAAGCTTCAGGTGCTAAAATATTACGTGGTGGAGCGTTTAAACCACGTACATCTCCTTATTCATATCAAGGAATGGGAGTAGAAGGATTAAAGATTCTTAGGGAAATTGGTGATAAATACGATATGCCAATCATCTCAGAGTTAATGAGCACAGAAAATATTAATGACTTCATAAAGTACGTTGATATCATTCAAATTGGTGCTCGTAATATGCAGAATTTCGCTTTACTGAAGGAATTAGGTAAAATTGATAAACCAGTAATGCTTAAAAGAGGTTTCTCTAATACAATTGAAGAATGGCTAATGAGTGCAGAATATATAATGGCTGGTGGGAATCACAAAGTCATATTATGTGAACGTGGAATTAGAACATTCGAACCATATACAAGAAACACATTGGATATTTCCACAGTCCCAATTGTTAAGAAACTAAGCCATTTACCAGTCGTTATAGACCCTTCTCATGCTGCTGGAAAATGGGATTACGTTGAAAGTTTGTCAATGGCTAGTATCGCAGCTGGAGCTGATGGATTAATCATTGAAGTACATCATGAACCAGAAAATGCCATGAGTGATGGAGCTCAATCGTTAAAACCTAAGAAATTCAATGAACTTATGAAGAAAGCAAGAGTACTTGCTGCTGCAGTAAACAAAAAAGTGTAA
- the yqhS gene encoding 3-dehydroquinate dehydratase, translating to MNILVLNGPNLNMLGIREPELYGNKTYKDLENYINDFAKTNSLKVDIKQSNLEGIMIDILHWANDNFDGVILNAGAFTHYSYALYDAIKSINIPVIEVHLTDINTREDFRKVSVIRNACKGSIMGLGFKSYEEGIKLLIKEVQDNDC from the coding sequence ATGAATATATTAGTACTAAATGGTCCTAATTTGAATATGCTTGGGATTAGAGAGCCGGAATTATACGGAAATAAGACATATAAAGACTTAGAAAACTACATAAATGATTTTGCTAAGACTAATTCCTTAAAAGTTGACATCAAGCAATCCAATTTAGAAGGAATAATGATTGATATTTTACATTGGGCTAATGATAACTTTGATGGTGTTATACTCAATGCTGGAGCCTTTACCCATTATTCTTACGCACTATATGATGCTATTAAATCAATCAATATTCCTGTAATAGAAGTTCATCTTACTGATATTAATACAAGAGAAGATTTTAGAAAAGTATCTGTAATAAGAAACGCTTGCAAAGGAAGTATAATGGGACTAGGGTTTAAGAGTTATGAAGAAGGTATAAAACTACTAATAAAAGAGGTGCAAGACAATGATTGTTAA
- the aroE gene encoding Shikimate dehydrogenase: protein MYGLLGKKLSHSFSKTIHEQFTNTKYELIETSSLDQFFKTRQIEGINVTIPYKNKIIPYLDELSPEAREINAVNAVISRNGKLLGYNTDYYGLNKTLDYYNIKVKDQTIIILGNGSTSKTISYYCKKNLAKKVIILARNPKSNEYNLNKVDNFKSTTIVFNATPVGMFPNNNQGALVELSNLPNLTSVVDVIYNPIRSNLLIAAEELKLTAVNGLLMLIYQAVESIKLFHNIHISDVEVIDYYHKLQFKKQNLVFIGMPMSGKTFLSNLTSKKYNKNFVDIDEEITIYTRDSIENTFKNQGEDYFRNVESNIISKYSKLNNQAISCGGGVILNKENMVNLKQNGIIIFIDMPLTLLKKCNPRNRPLLKDKSNIERLYSERYRLYKSFADITIHKTSFNEKAIMRQIEVNINEYISTKWS from the coding sequence ATGTATGGATTACTTGGTAAGAAACTAAGTCACAGTTTCTCAAAAACAATTCATGAGCAATTTACAAACACAAAATACGAATTGATCGAAACTAGTAGTTTAGATCAATTCTTTAAAACTAGACAAATAGAAGGAATCAATGTAACTATACCTTATAAGAATAAGATAATCCCTTACCTTGACGAGTTATCCCCAGAAGCACGAGAAATTAACGCTGTAAATGCCGTCATTTCAAGAAATGGAAAACTATTAGGGTATAATACTGATTATTATGGACTCAATAAGACATTGGATTACTATAATATAAAAGTTAAAGATCAAACGATAATTATATTGGGAAACGGCTCTACTAGTAAAACAATTTCATATTATTGTAAAAAGAATTTGGCTAAAAAAGTCATAATATTAGCTCGCAATCCTAAGAGCAATGAGTACAATTTAAATAAGGTGGATAACTTCAAATCTACCACTATTGTATTCAATGCAACTCCTGTGGGTATGTTTCCCAACAATAATCAAGGAGCATTGGTAGAGTTAAGCAACCTCCCTAATTTAACTTCAGTTGTTGATGTTATATACAATCCTATTAGATCAAACCTACTTATCGCTGCTGAGGAACTTAAACTAACAGCGGTAAATGGCTTATTAATGCTAATATATCAGGCAGTAGAATCAATAAAATTGTTCCACAATATTCATATATCTGATGTAGAAGTTATTGATTATTATCATAAATTGCAGTTCAAGAAACAAAATTTGGTGTTTATTGGAATGCCGATGTCAGGTAAGACCTTCCTATCCAATCTTACTTCTAAGAAATATAATAAGAACTTTGTTGATATAGATGAGGAAATAACAATATATACTAGGGATTCTATTGAGAATACCTTTAAGAACCAAGGGGAAGATTACTTTAGAAATGTAGAATCAAATATTATTTCAAAGTATTCAAAACTTAATAACCAAGCGATTTCCTGTGGTGGTGGAGTAATCCTTAACAAAGAAAATATGGTTAATCTAAAACAAAATGGTATAATCATATTTATCGACATGCCACTTACTTTACTTAAGAAATGTAATCCACGCAATCGTCCTTTATTGAAAGATAAGAGTAATATTGAAAGACTGTATAGTGAAAGATATCGTCTTTATAAGTCTTTTGCAGATATCACAATCCATAAGACATCTTTTAATGAAAAAGCGATTATGCGTCAAATAGAGGTGAATATAAATGAATATATTAGTACTAAATGGTCCTAA
- the aroC gene encoding Chorismate synthase gives MSSFGKAFHINLFGESHGKAIGIVINNLPAGITIDMDRINNALYKRRPTSELSTSRQEKDTFDIISGYFNNRTTGTPLTIVIPNSDTRSKDYNQDILRPSHADYTAKMKYNNNNDYRGSGHFSGRITAPIVILGAICEQILEQKEIYVTSHIASIKNKKGTKFDKLLLNEELVQTLNSSDFPTLDDEISNEYKAIILEAKENKDSVGGTIETAIIGVNPGYGDPFFDSIESIISHLVFSIPAVKGLEFGKGFDITSLYGSEANDSFILENGLVKTSTNNSGGIQGGISNGMPITFTTAIKPTSSIGKPQNTINIRTMEETLLELVGRHDPCIVHRVIHVINAITCYSILEIIARSEGLKWIK, from the coding sequence ATGAGTTCATTTGGTAAAGCTTTCCACATTAATTTATTTGGTGAATCACATGGTAAAGCAATAGGTATAGTCATAAATAACTTACCTGCAGGCATTACTATTGATATGGATCGAATAAATAATGCATTGTATAAAAGAAGACCAACATCAGAATTATCCACATCTCGTCAGGAGAAAGATACCTTTGATATCATCAGTGGTTATTTTAACAATAGAACTACAGGTACGCCATTAACCATTGTTATCCCAAATTCAGATACACGTTCAAAAGACTACAATCAAGACATATTGAGACCATCTCATGCCGATTATACAGCTAAGATGAAATACAATAATAACAATGATTATAGAGGTAGTGGGCATTTCTCTGGAAGAATAACTGCTCCAATAGTAATCTTAGGAGCAATATGTGAACAGATACTTGAGCAAAAAGAAATATATGTTACTTCACATATTGCAAGTATAAAGAATAAGAAAGGTACTAAATTTGATAAATTACTATTAAATGAGGAATTAGTACAAACCCTTAATTCAAGCGATTTTCCAACGTTAGATGATGAAATATCTAATGAATATAAAGCCATTATACTAGAAGCAAAAGAAAACAAAGATAGTGTTGGTGGAACCATAGAAACAGCCATTATAGGAGTGAATCCTGGATATGGTGATCCTTTCTTCGATTCTATTGAAAGTATTATCTCTCACTTAGTATTTAGTATTCCTGCAGTAAAAGGTTTAGAATTCGGTAAAGGATTTGATATAACATCTCTTTATGGTTCAGAAGCTAATGATAGTTTTATACTGGAAAACGGCTTAGTTAAGACTTCTACAAATAATTCAGGTGGAATACAAGGTGGTATAAGTAATGGTATGCCAATTACATTTACAACAGCTATTAAACCAACATCATCAATAGGTAAGCCCCAAAACACCATTAACATTAGGACGATGGAAGAAACATTACTGGAGTTAGTTGGAAGACATGATCCTTGTATTGTTCATCGAGTTATCCACGTAATTAACGCCATAACTTGCTATTCAATCCTCGAGATTATCGCTAGAAGTGAGGGACTAAAATGGATAAAATAA
- the aroB gene encoding 3-dehydroquinate synthase — protein MRTINVQIPNNEYDVVIQKGILSNIGLYIDKSREIVIISDDNIPKIYLNIIKPLLGNPLTLFVPQGEVSKSMETAYSLVNTLIHKGVTRGALIIALGGGVIGDLVGFVSSVYLRGVEYIQIPTTLLSQIDSSVGGKVGINAISMKNAIGSFKQPKLVIIDPNTLKTLDQRQISSGISEMIKYGLIADKSLFYDILNNNIFNSIEDYIYKCVTIKKDIVVEDELDYGRRQLLNYGHTIGHAIEQYSNYNLLHGEAVAIGMMMMAKGSHFEKDLEDALVKYDLPLTYEYDKKSIYNIIKTDKKVNGNKLNIILVEEAGKGFIKTINVHEINERI, from the coding sequence ATGAGAACTATTAACGTTCAAATACCTAACAATGAGTATGATGTTGTTATTCAAAAGGGTATTCTTAGCAACATTGGCTTATATATTGACAAATCTAGAGAGATTGTTATCATATCAGATGATAATATCCCTAAAATTTACCTTAATATAATAAAACCATTATTAGGGAACCCATTAACCTTATTTGTACCCCAAGGAGAAGTTTCAAAATCCATGGAAACGGCTTATTCACTTGTTAATACACTTATTCACAAAGGAGTAACCAGAGGTGCTTTGATCATCGCATTAGGTGGAGGAGTTATTGGAGATCTTGTTGGTTTTGTTTCCAGTGTTTATTTAAGGGGAGTAGAATACATCCAAATACCTACTACTTTATTGTCACAAATAGATTCTTCTGTAGGTGGTAAAGTAGGTATTAACGCCATTTCTATGAAGAATGCTATTGGTTCCTTTAAACAACCAAAGCTAGTAATAATAGATCCCAACACATTAAAAACATTAGATCAAAGACAAATATCATCAGGTATATCTGAAATGATAAAGTATGGTCTAATTGCTGATAAATCGCTATTTTACGACATTTTAAATAATAATATATTCAATAGCATTGAGGACTACATCTACAAATGTGTAACCATAAAAAAAGACATCGTTGTAGAAGATGAACTAGATTATGGAAGAAGACAATTGCTAAACTATGGCCATACCATTGGCCACGCTATTGAACAATACTCTAATTATAATCTACTTCATGGTGAAGCTGTAGCAATCGGTATGATGATGATGGCAAAAGGTTCACACTTTGAAAAAGATTTAGAAGACGCATTAGTTAAGTATGATCTACCCTTAACATATGAATATGATAAAAAATCAATTTACAACATAATCAAAACAGATAAGAAAGTTAATGGTAATAAACTAAATATCATTCTTGTAGAAGAAGCAGGAAAAGGCTTCATTAAGACAATTAATGTTCATGAAATAAACGAAAGGATTTAG
- the aroA gene encoding 3-phosphoshikimate 1-carboxyvinyltransferase translates to MTNYDQIKLFPSNLKGDIKVPASKSMSHRALICASLAKGRSVITNVVFSEDIMTTINALKQLGANFEIDRDTVTVNGVQKPKYDNDPVFCNESGSTLRFLIPLFSLTDKEIIFTGKESLISRPQTIYKKIFEHDQNIFNKTYNKIVVKGSVKSREYFIDGNVSSQFFSGLMFSLPLLKDDSTIYYNGKLESRSYIDLTIEMLDLYGIEIKEIENGYFIPGNQTYKPHNYQVEGDYSQAAFFLVAGILNGAVRLDDLNHESFQGDYEIINIIKRMKGKIIFTENGFVTEHSQTHGTTIDISNCPDLGPIVALLGALSKGTTTITNIARLRLKESDRVESTVNTLQALGVNINVKDEQIIIYGRKSFKGNITLDSYNDHRIAMMISIAATRCQNPVFLTNANAVNKSYPHFYNDYKSIGGLLEIVGDINENY, encoded by the coding sequence ATGACAAATTACGACCAAATAAAGCTCTTCCCCAGTAATTTAAAAGGTGATATAAAAGTTCCCGCCTCAAAAAGCATGTCTCATCGTGCATTAATATGTGCAAGCCTAGCTAAAGGGAGGAGTGTAATAACCAATGTAGTCTTCTCAGAAGATATCATGACAACAATTAATGCGCTTAAGCAATTGGGAGCAAATTTTGAAATAGATAGAGATACAGTCACAGTAAATGGCGTTCAAAAGCCTAAATACGATAACGATCCGGTTTTTTGTAATGAATCTGGTTCTACTTTAAGATTCCTAATACCTTTATTTAGTTTAACTGATAAAGAAATAATCTTTACTGGTAAGGAGTCTTTAATAAGTAGGCCACAAACTATATATAAGAAAATATTCGAACACGACCAAAACATCTTTAATAAAACATATAATAAAATAGTGGTAAAAGGCTCAGTTAAGAGTAGAGAGTATTTTATAGATGGTAATGTTAGTTCACAGTTTTTCAGTGGTTTGATGTTCTCATTACCACTGTTAAAGGATGATTCAACTATTTATTATAACGGTAAACTAGAATCAAGAAGCTATATAGATTTAACAATAGAGATGCTAGATCTATATGGTATAGAGATTAAAGAAATAGAAAACGGCTATTTTATACCCGGAAACCAAACATACAAGCCCCATAATTACCAAGTTGAAGGAGATTACTCACAAGCTGCATTTTTCTTGGTTGCAGGTATTTTAAATGGTGCAGTTAGATTAGATGATCTTAATCATGAGTCTTTCCAAGGTGATTATGAGATTATAAATATAATTAAACGCATGAAAGGCAAAATTATATTTACGGAAAACGGCTTTGTTACTGAACATTCACAAACTCATGGTACGACCATAGATATTTCAAATTGCCCTGATTTAGGACCAATAGTTGCACTACTTGGTGCACTTAGTAAAGGTACCACGACAATTACGAATATCGCTAGACTAAGACTAAAAGAATCTGATAGAGTTGAATCAACTGTAAACACACTACAAGCTCTTGGTGTTAATATAAACGTAAAAGATGAACAGATAATTATTTATGGAAGAAAAAGCTTTAAGGGTAACATTACACTAGATTCATACAATGATCATCGAATAGCAATGATGATTTCAATTGCGGCCACACGATGCCAAAACCCAGTATTTTTGACAAATGCAAATGCAGTAAATAAATCTTATCCACACTTCTATAACGACTACAAATCAATTGGTGGACTTTTAGAAATAGTAGGTGATATTAATGAGAACTATTAA
- a CDS encoding arogenate dehydrogenase: MGDFMNIGIVGMGLIGGTYAKSLRKYPYKVYGIDIKEETITYALENNIVDYGTIDPKSVLKNLDVIFLCLYPKDTIKFIQKYIPCFKKDAIIADAVGVKRKLVDYFEMYKNDDVEFVYTHPIAGREKIGIEYSDEAIFHNANYVITPTKYNNAESLNLIETLARQMGFKNITRISDVEHDDIIAFTSQLTHAIAISLVNSDNGMYDTSLFIGDSYKDLTRIAMINENLWTELFLQNKDFLSKRIAAFEEKLDEFKEALDKNDSEKLKKIMIHSTQKRGEIK; the protein is encoded by the coding sequence ATGGGTGATTTTATGAACATAGGAATAGTAGGTATGGGTTTAATTGGCGGTACTTACGCTAAAAGTTTGCGTAAATATCCATACAAAGTTTATGGAATTGACATCAAAGAAGAAACCATAACTTATGCACTAGAGAACAATATAGTAGATTATGGGACAATAGACCCTAAGTCTGTTTTGAAGAATCTAGATGTCATTTTTCTATGTTTATACCCAAAAGACACTATTAAGTTTATTCAAAAATATATACCCTGCTTTAAGAAAGATGCCATTATAGCTGATGCTGTAGGCGTTAAGCGAAAGCTTGTTGATTACTTTGAAATGTACAAAAATGATGATGTTGAATTTGTTTATACACACCCAATTGCTGGTAGAGAGAAAATCGGAATAGAATATAGTGATGAAGCGATTTTCCACAATGCAAACTATGTGATTACTCCAACAAAATACAATAATGCAGAGTCTTTAAATCTTATAGAAACACTAGCAAGACAAATGGGTTTTAAAAACATCACAAGAATAAGTGATGTCGAACATGATGACATAATAGCCTTTACATCTCAACTAACTCATGCAATTGCTATTAGTTTAGTGAATAGTGACAACGGTATGTACGACACAAGTCTATTTATAGGCGATTCCTATAAAGATTTAACTAGAATTGCAATGATTAACGAAAACCTTTGGACCGAGCTATTTTTGCAAAACAAAGATTTCTTGTCGAAAAGAATAGCAGCTTTCGAAGAAAAACTAGATGAGTTTAAAGAAGCGCTCGATAAGAACGATTCGGAAAAACTTAAAAAAATTATGATTCATTCAACCCAAAAAAGGGGTGAAATAAAATGA
- the fhs gene encoding Formate--tetrahydrofolate ligase, which translates to MENTDLRIAQAASMKNIKEIASNLGLEESDIELYGNYKAKINLDVMETLKDKKSGKVILVTAINPTPAGEGKSTTTVGLGQAFNKIGENAIIALREPSFGPVMGVKGGAAGGGYSQVVPMEDLNLHFTGDIHAITTANNAVSAIIDNHIHQGNELNIDPRRISWKRCIDMNDRALRDVVIGLGGVGNSLPRQDGFNISVASEIMAVLCLANDLSDLKDKVRRIVIGYTYSREPITIGDLGVEGAVALILKDAIKPNLVQTLENTPALVHGGPFANIAHGCNSIIATNMGRKLADYVITEAGFGADLGAEKFLNIKTLQGGFDPSAVVIVATIRALKMHGGVNKKELGPENVEALIKGISNLEKHIETVKHFGLPYVVAINAFTSDTNKETQALEDYLIRSNHPYSLSEVWAKGGDGAIDLANKVINEINTKENNFNRLYEVEDTLSIKIEKIAKIVYGAKAVEYSSKAKIQLRRFKKQGWDTLGICMAKTQYSLSDNPKKLGRPEDFVITIRELRPSVGAGFIVALTGDVMTMPGLPKKPAALNMDISPKGEAKGLF; encoded by the coding sequence ATGGAAAATACAGATTTACGAATTGCACAAGCAGCTAGCATGAAAAATATCAAGGAAATCGCTTCAAACCTAGGTTTAGAAGAAAGTGATATTGAGTTATACGGAAACTATAAAGCTAAAATAAATCTAGATGTTATGGAAACACTGAAAGATAAAAAAAGTGGAAAAGTCATATTAGTGACAGCTATTAACCCCACACCAGCAGGGGAAGGGAAATCAACGACAACTGTTGGATTAGGCCAAGCTTTTAATAAAATTGGGGAAAACGCAATTATTGCGCTTAGAGAACCATCTTTTGGTCCTGTCATGGGAGTTAAGGGTGGAGCCGCTGGTGGTGGATATAGCCAAGTTGTACCAATGGAAGATTTAAATTTACATTTTACTGGAGATATTCATGCGATTACTACTGCAAACAACGCGGTTAGCGCAATCATTGATAATCACATTCATCAAGGCAATGAATTGAACATTGATCCACGACGTATTTCTTGGAAACGATGTATTGATATGAATGATAGAGCTTTAAGAGATGTAGTTATCGGTCTTGGGGGTGTGGGAAACAGCTTACCTAGGCAAGACGGGTTTAATATCTCAGTTGCTTCTGAAATCATGGCTGTGCTTTGTTTAGCTAATGATTTATCAGATTTAAAAGATAAAGTTCGACGTATTGTAATTGGATATACCTATTCTAGAGAACCGATTACTATTGGTGATTTGGGAGTAGAAGGTGCAGTTGCTTTAATATTGAAAGATGCTATTAAACCAAACTTGGTCCAAACATTAGAAAATACACCTGCATTAGTACATGGTGGACCATTTGCGAATATTGCTCATGGATGTAATAGTATTATTGCTACTAATATGGGGAGAAAACTAGCAGACTATGTAATAACTGAAGCTGGATTTGGTGCGGATTTAGGTGCTGAAAAATTCTTAAACATAAAAACCTTACAAGGTGGATTTGATCCTAGTGCTGTTGTTATAGTTGCGACCATAAGAGCATTAAAAATGCATGGTGGAGTTAATAAGAAAGAACTTGGTCCAGAAAATGTTGAAGCGCTAATTAAAGGGATTTCCAACTTAGAGAAGCATATCGAAACTGTAAAACATTTTGGACTGCCTTATGTTGTAGCGATAAATGCATTTACATCAGATACAAATAAAGAAACTCAAGCTTTAGAAGATTACTTGATAAGAAGTAATCATCCATATAGCCTTAGTGAAGTTTGGGCAAAAGGTGGAGATGGAGCCATAGATTTAGCAAATAAAGTGATAAACGAAATAAATACCAAAGAAAATAATTTCAATAGATTATATGAAGTAGAAGATACTTTATCTATTAAAATAGAGAAAATAGCTAAAATTGTTTATGGAGCAAAAGCAGTAGAATACTCTTCTAAAGCCAAAATCCAATTAAGAAGATTCAAAAAACAAGGATGGGACACTTTAGGAATATGTATGGCAAAAACACAATATAGTTTAAGTGATAACCCAAAAAAACTTGGGAGACCTGAAGATTTCGTAATCACTATTAGGGAATTAAGACCATCAGTGGGAGCGGGATTTATCGTTGCTTTAACAGGAGATGTAATGACAATGCCTGGATTACCTAAAAAGCCTGCAGCCCTTAATATGGACATTTCCCCTAAAGGAGAAGCTAAAGGATTATTCTAA
- a CDS encoding Transcriptional regulator PadR-like family protein, producing the protein MNAQFKRGIVELCVLSELVQEDMYGYLIINNISDHLDVNENTIYPILRRLTKEGYFTTYLKESNIGAPRKYYKITKIGFNYYLQLRDSWDSFIGGVYEILNKGGKKNEEIFKRFAKRIEEIESK; encoded by the coding sequence ATGAATGCGCAATTTAAAAGAGGTATTGTAGAACTTTGTGTTCTGTCTGAACTAGTTCAAGAAGATATGTATGGATATTTGATCATTAATAATATATCTGATCATCTAGATGTAAATGAAAACACAATATATCCAATTCTTAGAAGATTAACTAAAGAAGGATATTTTACAACATATTTAAAGGAATCAAATATAGGTGCACCGCGTAAATACTACAAAATCACTAAAATAGGATTTAACTATTATTTACAATTACGAGATTCATGGGACAGTTTTATAGGTGGAGTTTATGAAATTCTTAATAAAGGAGGGAAAAAGAATGAAGAAATTTTTAAAAGATTTGCAAAACGCATTGAAGAAATTGAAAGTAAGTAA